The Lolium perenne isolate Kyuss_39 chromosome 6, Kyuss_2.0, whole genome shotgun sequence genome segment TCGTTCTTTCAATGGAAAATTGACTTTTTAGCCTGAAAATCATTGTACCTGGCTAACCCCGTTCTTGGTTTGCTGAGATGCTGCAGTATCTTTTTCGGAAACGGTTGTTTGGGTTTCAATCTTCACATGCTTCTGTGTTAGCTCATGCAACAAACAGCAGAGCTTCTCTGGGTCCATTCTGCCGACAACTATCACCTCTGCTGTCTCTACCACCAGATCAGCCCTCTCCACCCCTTCATAACATAGAAACATGAAGGAGGCCATAATTTAGTTCATTCAGAAATGCAGTCCAACAGAAGACATGAACAAATAGTCTATCAGAAAGAGATGCTCATTTGAGCAACTTGCACAAGTACCTTCTGAAAGGGCGATCTCTCTTACCCCATCATTGATCTTCTTGATGCAACCATTGCACTGGCAGTGCATGATGACCTTAAGAACACAAGTATTTGACGCATCGTCCTTGTGGTGTTCCTGTCACACATCGTAAGAACCTCTGAGTCTCATAGCATAATATGAAGAATTAGTTGTAGTATGGCTATGCACATAGGTTAAGATGCTACACACAACATACCTTTCCCATGATCACATATACCTTGTTTTAAGCTTTCTTGATACTTCAGTTCACCAGGAAGAGTGTGAGTATCTTACTTATACTGAAAGCAAAGAGGTTAAGCACAAAAGAAAAGGTTAGCTATTGTTGTGGTTGGCCACCACCTTCTTCACATTCTTGTGGATGAAAAGGAATGCTTAATCTGACTTCAGATAACCAGTATAAATAAAAACATATAAATATTGAAACAGAGCAACATAACAACAATGTAGATTTCAAATTGTAGAATTAATTATGAGAATATGAATTTATATTTCGCAGCACATATTCTTCTAAAAAAAGGTGACGAAAACCCAGTTATTTGCCATTGCAACAATCAATTGTGAGCTTCCTTTTGTGCTCTTACTTTACTTTGCGGTTTAACAACACAATGATGTGAAATGTTCAGTTTCAATTCTGACAGAGGTAGGTCAGCTGTCAATCTGCATTCAATTGTGAGTTGTTGGTTTTTGGTCAACTCACTTAGGTTTAGATCTTAATCAACAGGCACAAAAAAGGATTTGGTTTTCAAAATTCTGAACAAAAAGTCTGTATGTGTACCacaataaaaaaggaaaagaaaagtaATAGAAAGTTACTCACATCATCACCAGTGGTCCATGCAAGAGCATGACCCTTGCTTCATTTTATGGAGCCTGATCCCATCATTCACACAAATATCTCTGTTGTAAATCTTTGACAGATACTTGAAAGAAGAATGGCAAGAAACATCCATCCGACGCTTACTGACAATTTTTATTGGGGTTTGAGGGTCTTGGACTAAATTTACCAACCCAAATGCTAGAGCGACCATCTCACTATGGTAAGCAGTCTCGCCCTTACTACTCAAATTGTGTCCTAAAATGCACAACTTCCTCGACATCTCTTCAAGGATCAAACTAATTTCCTTGGCCTGTGGGTGGGAAGTATCAGTGGTAGTTCCAAATTGATGAAGCTTACCGTTCCACTCTATATAGCTACGTTTTGGTTGCCTGTGCTCAGGTTTGTGGTTTATAGCCTTTCTCACCCTTGCAGCCCTCTCTTTTCTCTTTCCATCTGCAAATAAGTCAGACAAGAGGATGTTTTCTGGCTTGCGGCTATGATCATCAAACTGAAGAAGTTTCCCTTCTGCAAGTTTTCCAATCTTAATATTTCCATGGATCCTACATGCTCTGAGAAGAGCTGACCACACAACCTTATTTGCTTCGAAAGGCATGTTCtggatgaaacggtaagcatcgtCAAGCCGTCCATCTCTTGCAAGGATTTCAGACATGCAAGCATAATGCTTAATGTCTTGTTCGACTCCATACTTGTCTACCATTGAATCAAATATTTCAATCCCTCGTGACACCAAGCCACTGCGGCTGCACGCACACAGGACTGCCATGAACGTGATCTTATCAGGATGGAGCTCAAGCGACCCCATTTCATCAAAAAGAGCAACGGCTTTCTCACCAAAGCTGCCATGAGCAAGTCCATTTATCATAGCATTGAACAACTCCACGGTCTTAAGCTCGTCACCGACACCACAAAACACATCCATAGCAGTCTGTATGCACCCATGCTTCGCATACATGTCCACAAAGCATGTAGCGAGCCTTGCATCTCTGCTAATCAGCCCATTACGCCTCACACGGTGATGAAGCCTCTTTGCCACATCGATCGTACCACACTGAACACAAGCTGAAACCAGTGTACCTACCGTGACTTGATCCGCCTCAAACCCTGCCTCCTCCATCTCCTCAAATAACAGCAATGCCTCCTTGTACCTGCCCGCCTGCACATATCCACCAATAAGAGCCGTCCACGCGACCAGATCCTTCTTAGGCGTCTCATCAAATAACTTTCTAGCCATGTTAACCTCCCCGGACCTTGCGTACCCTGACACCATCATGCTCCATAACCTCACATCCCTGGCCTTCTCCCCTGCCAAATCAAACACCTTCCTAGCAAGTGCCAGCCCCCCGCACTGCAAATACATGTCCACCAGCCCGATCACCACCTCCTGTGAATGAAACACCTTGGTGGCAAGCGCTCTCCTGGCAACTCCGTGCACCGCTTTAGCCACCCTCAAGTCCATCAGTCCGGCACACGCGCTCGACAATGCTGTGACAGTCCACCTATCCAGCCGGAACCCTCTGTCCAGCATCATACCGAATGCCGCGAAAGCATCGTCGATGCAGAAGGACTTGACATATGAGTCGATCAGAGTGTTGAAGGATACAGTGTCCCTGACTGGCATTTCGTCGAACAGCCTGCGCGCGAGGGCGGGTAGACCGAATGATCCGTAGAAGTGGAGCAGCGAGTTGGCGGCGAAGAGGTCGGAGGCGTGGCCTGACTTGATGAGGAAGGCGTGGGTGGAGAGCCCGGGCGCGGGGGTCGCGTGGCGGGAGcaggcggcgagggcggcggagAGGGAGTGGGAGTTTGGAACGGTCTCTGTGTCGACGGGAGGTTCTCTGTCGCGGTCGCGTAGGATCCGGAGGAAGAGGCGGAGCGAGGCGAGATGGTGGCCCGAGCGGAGGTGCGGGCGGAGGAGGCGGGAGGCGGCGTGGGCGGGGAGcgggaggccgaggaggaggagctgcGCGTGCGCCGGGAGGGAGGGCCGGCGGCGGAGCGATGCGAGGAGGGAGAGGTGGAGGAAGCCTCCcggtgcggcggcggcgatcGCGCCGCCGGCGCGGCGGAGCCTGGACAGGCGGCGCATGGCGGGAGgcctcgccggcgccggagagGTGGAGGGAGACGCGGCGCCGCTCATCTGGTGTTTGAATCGGACGCGTGGAGTGGGCTTGGGAGTCGGCGCAAAGCCCAACTAAACTAAACGTATGGGCCTCCGCGACACAACGCCGAACCAGCTTGACTCCACTGTCCTCCTATCCTCGCCGaaaccctcgccgccgccggagtcCGGCGGCCATGGACTACGACAGGCAAGCACGCGACGCCCTCTCATCGCGCGTTTTACTCTGCACCTAGTTAGCTGTAGTTCTAGTTAGTTATCTGTAGTTCTAGCAGAGATTGGGTGTAGTCAGACCATCTCGCTTCGCTCATACGGTGGCATCTGATGGCAGGCTCAACTCCCCGAGCACGTCGGCGATCACGCTAGAACTGATGGGTCATCGCCTGCATATTTCTCAGGTCTCTGAGCTTCCGTGCTGCCACTCCGCAGTCTGAATTTTCTGTTTGTTTCTTAGTATTTGCTTATTATCTGCAGGACCCTAACTCTAAGCACCTTGGGACTACTGTATGGGACTCATCAATggtgtttgccaaattcatggtaaTGGTTTGGGATTCTGAGATGCTCCCCTTTACAGTTCTGTAGCTTGCAAGCTTGATTTGCTAGCGTTAGTGTCGATGTCCGACTTTGGTTTCAGTTTAATCTTATCACCATCAGCACACTTGATGTTTGCAGGAAAAGAATAGCAGGAAAGGCAGGTTTTGTCCATCTAAACTGAAAGGGAAACGGGCGATTGAGTTAGGAGCTGGTTGTGGTCTTGCCGGGCTGGGTAAGCTGAATCTCGTTGTACTTTCTGAGGTATCTATATCTTTGGAGGTACTCTTTGAAGGAAAATAATCTACGCTTTTCATTTAGGAATGGCGTTGCTGGGCTGTGACGTTGTTACGACCGACCAAGTTGAGGTGCTCCCGCTGCTCATGAGGAATGTTGAACGCAACAAATCGTGGATCGCACAGTCAAATCCTGACTCAGGTTTTTGTTTTCAAAGAGAACCAGCAGGAGTACTCTTAATAGAAGCGACTTTATGTTATAATAATGCTTACTGGTTATCCACACTTTGTTATAGCATGTGTTCCTTCAGTGGATTATTATTCTTACCACGCATGGATATTCCTGGTGATTACAGAGTGTATGGCATGTAGGTTCCTTCGGTATGGTTACGGTTGCAGAACTGGATTGGGGGAACAAAGAACATATCAGAGCTGTTGAACCTCCGTTTGATTACATCATTGGAACTGATGTTGTAAGCTTTCTGGTGTAGTCTTGTGTTCTGTGCAAGATAGCATATTGTACTTCCAGTTTATGCAAGTTTATACATGCTGAATTACAAATTTACAATCCGGAAATAGTTATTATACACATCATCCATGACCCATGCATAATTGAGTTACCAGTTCCTTTACATGAGGAACCTCGCAAACATCTATctaaatttatttatttattcttcTTGGTCACATTACCGATTCTTTGGATTTTGGAACACTTATCTTTGTACTATCATAAACTGTGGCCATACCCTATGAATTGAAATATTAATTCAGAGAACATGTTGAAATTTAAAGGCAGATGACAAACATTCAACAGAACAAGTTATAATCGACCGTAACAATATAGTGGTTCATCGATAACAGAGAGACTTACCACTTGTTCATTTGCTTATTCTCAAGGTTTATTCAGAACATCTATTGCAACCTCTACTGGAGACAATTATTGCACTATCTGGTCCCAAGACAAAAGTACTGGTGGGTGGTTTCCCCTCTTCGATTGTTTTATAACCAGCTAGGATATTTAGTTACTCGTGCGCAAAAGACCTGCATAAGGGCACAACTGAACGTTTAGTTGCTTTATAACCAGCTAGGACATGAGATCCGTTCTACCACCGTCCATGaacagatgatggagatgtggaaaaGCAACTTTGATGTGAAAACTATATCTAAATCGAAGGTACTTATTTTGGGTTCAGCTCATTACATTGTTTTATTCTTTTCTACTTGTTTGCATCCGTGTTTAAGATGCTTTTCACCCTCACGTCTTCTGAATTCTTTCACAGATGGATGCTAAATATCAGCATCCTAGTATAAATCTTTACATGATGGACCTCAAAGCTCCACATGTCCTCGATGCTGGACCCAACGATAACGgtatcaccgaggaggaggatgatgatgCCTCCAACCCAGGTGGAGAATATGAAGATCCGGGAGTGAAGACTGAATCTTGTGCTTCTTCTAAAGAAGCGGAAAACGGAAACATGGATGACTGGGAAATCAGAAGGTCTGGGGCTATGGCTGCAAGACTTCTCAAAGATGTGAAGCTAACATGAGTTGGATATGATGAATGACTTTATCATTGATGTTCTACTTTTTTGTGTGTGTGCCATGATTGATTGCACTCTAGTGAAGATGAACATCATTTCTTTTTCGTTTTGTTTCCCTTGTCATAAAAGGTGTACCCTGATTTCTATTAGTTCAAGCCATGTTATTCTGGAGACGCATTTGCTGTAAAGTGTGTCGAATGCTGGCTATAACTCACCAGAGTGAAATCCATCTCATTTAGCCTTGCAAGGTGGTCCTTGCTGATTCACACGGGATTCCACGTGCCCCATGCTACTCGGGCCAAAATCTCAACTGCACTGATCAGACCCTGCAGCTGCTATGTTTCTTCAGCAAGTTCAGCACCTCCGGTTAAGCACAATTCCTTCTATTCTACAAATGCATGCTGAGAACCAACAAAGGAACACCTTCAGTTAGCTTTGGTTACATTTTAATACTGGGTTAAGATACATCAGGATAGAGCAAGAACATTACCACGTCACTTTTTAGTCGAACCATTTTTTCCTACAACAAAGCGAAAGTAAAATTTAAGGCAAAATTGAACATAGAAGTCGCAGGATTCTCAGAGCTGTCCATAATAGATAGACTAGAGCTGCTGTTTTTTCTGTCTCtcttatttttctgtttttttttttttgccctcATGTAAATATCCCACCTTAGGACTTGGACCTATACTATGTTCTTTCATTTAAATGAAAAGATGCACCGTAGAGGCCTCCTCTACCGTTTCACTGGTCAATAAAAAGTACTGATAGAACACGATCCTTGGCCAATATGGCTAATTGTCCCTTACGGAGAAATAGTTGATGCTTCGAAATTAGTCGAGTTCCATTCAAAATCGACATAGGATCGTATTCTATCTTATAGACTACTAGTTAACGTGCAGTGTAGGCACCAACCAAGCAGGAAGTTGCGCCTGCTTCTCGCGTGCCTGAATCGAGATCGAGGATGGCTGCCTCCTGGCCGCCGTCTAGCCAAACGGGGACGAGGGCCACCACAAAGTCGACGTGCACGATGGACAAGGTGGAGGGCTTCCACCGGTTCGAGGTCCGCAACTACAGCCTGATCAAAGGCATCTCCGCCGCCAAATGGGTAAGGTCCGGCACCTTCCCCGTCGGCGGCTACGACTGGTCCGTTGTCTTCTACCCCTCGGGATGCCTCTACGCGCCCAGAGCAGGCAACATGTCGCTGTACCTCGAGCTGATGACCAGCGGCGCCACGGCGAGGGCGGCCTTCGTCGCGCGGTTCGTGAACCCGGCCACGGGGCGGTCGCGGAGGATCCAACACAGCGGGATCGGGCAATACAACACGACGGGCACGGCGCATGCCAGGGAAGGAATCAGCCCCATGACGACGGCCGCGCTTGAGGCCACCTACGTCGACCGAGACAGCGACCGCCTCGTCATCGAGGTCACCCTCACCGTCATGGGCGAGCCCCGCACGTCCGCGGCGACACGGCTGGGCGTCCCGGCGCCGCCGTCGTCGGACCTGCCGGCGCACCTGGGGCGCCTGCTGGAGTCCGGGGAGCTGGCGGACGTCACGTTCCAAGTGCGGGGGGAGAGGTTCGCCGCGCACAGGATGGTGCTCGCCATGAGGTCCCCGGTGTTCAAGGCGGAGCTCTTTGGGCCGATGAGCGAGAGCGGGTGCATCACCATCCAAGACGTGGATCCTGCCGTGTTCAAGCTCCTGCTCGACGTCATCTACACGGACGCCTTCCCTGCTGCCATGCACGACCTCGACGAGGACTCCAGCCGAGAGCTCGCGCGGCATCTGCTCGCCGCAGCTGATCGGTACGGCATGGATAGGCTCAAGGCGCAGTGCGCCAACATCTTGTCCACGAGCCTCAACGCGCACACTGTTTCTAGTACGTTGGCTTTAGCTCATCTGCACGGCTGCCACCAGCTTAAGGATGCTTGTGTTGGGTTCATCATCACATTAGGCATGGACAATGGCTCGGTGCTAACAAGCAGGGAGGATCACCCACACGACCAGCAGCTCGGTTGTTTTACTTTCCTCGGATGTTTCTGCAAGGCAGTCGCCAGCATCCTTAGAATCCACTAAGTCGAATATGTGTGGTTAACTCATTGTCGATCTGCTAACTACTtttttgaagtacatggaggagagaataccaactagctactgctagaacccgtagtccatgggggaactattcacggagcatgatggaggcggtggcgtcgatggagatggcttccgggggcacttccccgtcccggcagggtgccggaacagagacttctgtcccccgaattggagtttcgcgatggcggcggcgcccctggagtctttctggagtttcgtcaaaaggtatcgaagatttaggtcgcgaggggttatataggcgaagaggcggcgcaggaggggcaacagggtgccctcctagtttctgctcgtcccgagcaggtaaacgataacaaagataatttctggagtgacatgccatcataaccttgatcatactattgtaagcatatgtaatgaatgcagcgatccaaacaatggcaGGACAAGTAAAAAAGTTAACCTTGGGAagcggattggcggcgctgaatggttcaacgcggcaagaagaagggacaggatcttttttgctgagagacgagatttttcggacaagcttttctaaattcTTGACCTCCAAATCCGTCGACAACCGATCAGAGTCCGTGTCGCCAGAATATTTCCAGAGAGGGCGTTTGCGAgcttggagaggctgcactctggtcctcagaaaataggctgtgatttggatgcctgataattcttggccacgagtattttgcaactcgtggatgcgagccatcagGGCCTCGGTCGCAatcttttcttcttcggtagcctctgcgtcccaggagcggcggcgagtaattctctcggcaccatcaaaaggagggatgttgtcctcagcaCATCCGTTGTTTTCTTCCtggatgtacaaccacttcttgcgccatccttgaactgaatcaggaagcttgacgtcgaaatagtcgacagtGGGAcggacagaaattacaacgccaccTATATTGTAGGCAACGTTggaggagccattacggcgacaaaagaaaatgcgccaaCATCTTGTCGACCAGCCTCAACGCGCATACTGTTGCTAGTACGTTGGCTTTAGCTGATCTGCACGGCCACCAGCTTAAGGATGCTTGTGTTGAGTTCATCATCACATTAGGCATGGACAATGGCTCGGTGCTAACAAGCAGGGAGGATCACCCACAGGACTAGCAGCTCGGTTGTTTTACTTTCCTCGGATGTTTCTGCTATCTATCTATAATAAAATATTAATACTATGATCAACTATCTATAATAAAATATTAATACTAtgtgagtggtgttttggaacatgggagcatatgctccctctattttgaaatgcatcttacacatattttgaatttcaaaaaaattaaaaccaaaaaTTCGCATGTAAATCTTCTCGTGCTACACGCTTACAACTATCCTCCGATTACGGAACCTATAGTCAGGACCGTTTGTGTCTTCAGTTGCAAGCGCCAAGTGTGTCGTCTGTCATGTACTACCATCGTCTTAAAACTTAAGATTTTTCTTCCAAAActaaaaacaagtaaagtttgaatgAACTTTTAGAATCTATAACCAAacatgatattttgtagataccatataaaaaatacattttattatctatctaatgTTATTGATTTTGTAGAGACAAAGCCAGCCAAGACAATCAGATCCAGCTTCAGGTAACGGTAGCGTAAGGTTCATTAGTGGATGCAGGCCTGATTACCATCTGAGGTCAGCGCTCCAGGTGAGAAAGATTAAGTAGTGAGAACGATAGGAATATTAAAATAGCGCACTATCTAATAAAAAGTATAAACTTTATTCGCAAGCCGCGCCGTCGCCAAGCGTCCAAAGTCTTAAGTCGCGAATATTCACGCGAGCGCACGCGCTACACATGTATGTGTGTGGTGCAACCCTATGTGTGTTCTTACCATTTTATATGTCACCAAGAGTTCTCCTTATAAGTTGCTCCAAACTTTCTTCccttagcaatgtgggactaaagttTGAGCATGGCACTAGAGTTCTCAGAATTTTGCATATGGGCCGCTGGTGCCTCAAATGGGCCTCTCTACTTGCTTACTGAGATATTCCACACTATTGTCTATCCGTCGGCCTAAATTCTTGCATGCCATCCCAACGAAAAAGGTCATGCTGATGCATGCATGGGATAAAGGCAGTGCAAGTCATGCATGCTCTAATTTATTTGACACAGGAGTATGCCCATACCCACCGGTGGGTACATATCACACTGACGCCGCCGGCAGCCAACAACTTGCAGGGGATCTCTATGGCGCTCCCATATTCCATGGTCGTTGATATATATAGAAACAAATGGTCCCAATTGCTAAATAGTGCTTGGAGGCTCGCTAGACAATCCGAGCCCCCGTTTTCATCGATCGCGAGCGGTCGTCGCCTACTTCCCCTGCTCTACCTCACGTATGGCAGCTGCCGCTTAGCACTGCCAAGGTGTGGCTGACGGTGATGCACGTTAGTGACTTCGATCCCCTTTCTCTTTGGGACATCTCCGCTTCGCCGCTCGCCTGTGGTGGCTCTCACCGACACGTCCACTCTGCCATCCTTTCTGCATAACCCCACCAGCGAAGACCCAGTGGCGAGCTTGTTGGACTGGCACACAACGTGTCAAGGACCTCGCCGATGCCTGCACCTCTGTTGGCTGCGAGTTTGTTCCGTCGTCCAGAGCAGCATGCATGGAGCTGGCCATGAACGCGGACGACGGCGCTCAAGGGGAAGAGGGGGTGGCCCTGTAGATGCTCGACCAAAAGGTGACGCCTAGGAAAAGGTCCATTTTCCCCCTCTTATGTTGTGTCATGTCTTAGTGTTCCAAGAACGGCAGAACCAAATTAGCTACGACTTTTTGTGTTAATGCATCTACAGGAGTAACTGAAGGCTGCAAAGCGGGAGGAGGAAGCGCAGCGATGTCATTGTCGACACCCACAAGCGTCTCGAGGCAGTGCTCCGGATCGACTATGAGCTAGTCTTGCTGGAGTAGAATGATTATACTTCGTAGTTGCCTACTAGTTTATCTGGAGTGGAACAATTGTACGTGTGTAGCTGCAAAGCAAATGGAAGTTCATGTAGTGTAAATGATTTTGCTTTGCGTCCTAATGCTTTACTTCCATCCATGCATTGATGCAACGGTTGAGTGCTGATTGGTGGATGATGAGCTGATGCACAATTGATAAACAAACAAATTTATAATTTATTCAGGTTACATGAAACTCATAACTCACAAGTGCAAACTAACCATGATTTGTTCATGCTGACAATAAATTATTATTTGGTATTACATGTGAGAATTAATGTTGTGGTCTCACAGCTCTTGTTTCCTTGCCATTGCCTATCTTTGTATCGACTTTTCTTTTTGCTAATTCTCATATATTCCCAAGTTCATTATTGAGACTTAGTTCCACCATTTTGATAGTAGATGTCGTTTACAAAATCCATCAGACAACTCGTTTCATCAGTATAGGAGTCGATGCCTCGCCCGCCCGGCCATCGATGGCTTGGTTATTGTTTTATTCATGAAGTAATTTCATGCATTCCCATTCATTTTGTGTGTGTCTTCCTTGTGTCACGCCGTTATTAGTTTATGCACACAAAATTTGTTCCATGTTCCACCTCACCATTGTGTATTTGGGACCCTTGTTTACCTAGTACTAACATTTTGTGCGTCTAGCCATCCCACAACCTTATTATAGAGTAAATTACAAGGAAATACCAATATTGAGGCGAATTCAACGGCAATTTTGTTAAAAAAATCAAGTCAATACCATCTATAGGGCCGGGAGCAAAAGATGGAGCTAATTCTCTACCGACATAGTTTTAATCTTTGTTGTCCCACTGTCAGTGATGACTTGGACTAACGGTTGCCACCATGACGTTTAGACCAATGACGGGCGAATATCCGGTCTGGTATGGGGCGTTGACCGAATCGGCTAGGAAACACGCGGCGGCGCTGGAGCGAGGCGTGCAAGCGCGGAGGTGGGCCAGAGGTAATGGGCATGTGTTGGGTGGCTTAGCGCCGATGCGTTGTGACCTAGTGTGTGCCACTGCGGTCGTGTGGGCCTTTCGTCCAGAGGCTAGGTGACGGCGCGCGATGTGTGCAGGAGCTGCGGCTACGCCGGTCGAGCTAGGGCGTGTCCCGCGAGCCGCGTGCTCGTGCTCTCCATCGGTGGGGGAGAGGATGATGGTGCGCTGGTTGTGGCCGCGGCCACGCTCGTTAGGCTCTAGCATCAGCTACAGCAGCTCCACGACAACGCTATCGCGCAAGTCATGGACTAGTACAACCTGGCGGCTGggtccggcgccggcgccggcgggttCCTT includes the following:
- the LOC127305332 gene encoding putative pentatricopeptide repeat-containing protein At5g40405; its protein translation is MSGAASPSTSPAPARPPAMRRLSRLRRAGGAIAAAAPGGFLHLSLLASLRRRPSLPAHAQLLLLGLPLPAHAASRLLRPHLRSGHHLASLRLFLRILRDRDREPPVDTETVPNSHSLSAALAACSRHATPAPGLSTHAFLIKSGHASDLFAANSLLHFYGSFGLPALARRLFDEMPVRDTVSFNTLIDSYVKSFCIDDAFAAFGMMLDRGFRLDRWTVTALSSACAGLMDLRVAKAVHGVARRALATKVFHSQEVVIGLVDMYLQCGGLALARKVFDLAGEKARDVRLWSMMVSGYARSGEVNMARKLFDETPKKDLVAWTALIGGYVQAGRYKEALLLFEEMEEAGFEADQVTVGTLVSACVQCGTIDVAKRLHHRVRRNGLISRDARLATCFVDMYAKHGCIQTAMDVFCGVGDELKTVELFNAMINGLAHGSFGEKAVALFDEMGSLELHPDKITFMAVLCACSRSGLVSRGIEIFDSMVDKYGVEQDIKHYACMSEILARDGRLDDAYRFIQNMPFEANKVVWSALLRACRIHGNIKIGKLAEGKLLQFDDHSRKPENILLSDLFADGKRKERAARVRKAINHKPEHRQPKRSYIEWNGKLHQFGTTTDTSHPQAKEISLILEEMSRKLCILGHNLSSKGETAYHSEMVALAFGLVNLVQDPQTPIKIVSKRRMDVSCHSSFKYLSKIYNRDICVNDGIRLHKMKQGSCSCMDHW
- the LOC127305333 gene encoding uncharacterized protein; translation: MDYDRLNSPSTSAITLELMGHRLHISQDPNSKHLGTTVWDSSMVFAKFMEKNSRKGRFCPSKLKGKRAIELGAGCGLAGLGMALLGCDVVTTDQVEVLPLLMRNVERNKSWIAQSNPDSGSFGMVTVAELDWGNKEHIRAVEPPFDYIIGTDVVYSEHLLQPLLETIIALSGPKTKVLLGHEIRSTTVHEQMMEMWKSNFDVKTISKSKMDAKYQHPSINLYMMDLKAPHVLDAGPNDNGITEEEDDDASNPGGEYEDPGVKTESCASSKEAENGNMDDWEIRRSGAMAARLLKDVKLT
- the LOC127309813 gene encoding BTB/POZ and MATH domain-containing protein 1-like; this translates as MDKVEGFHRFEVRNYSLIKGISAAKWVRSGTFPVGGYDWSVVFYPSGCLYAPRAGNMSLYLELMTSGATARAAFVARFVNPATGRSRRIQHSGIGQYNTTGTAHAREGISPMTTAALEATYVDRDSDRLVIEVTLTVMGEPRTSAATRLGVPAPPSSDLPAHLGRLLESGELADVTFQVRGERFAAHRMVLAMRSPVFKAELFGPMSESGCITIQDVDPAVFKLLLDVIYTDAFPAAMHDLDEDSSRELARHLLAAADRYGMDRLKAQCANILSTSLNAHTVSSTLALAHLHGCHQLKDACVGFIITLGMDNGSVLTSREDHPHDQQLGCFTFLGCFCKAVASILRIH